The genomic DNA CAGGTGAAACAAAAACATAAGAATGTCATTTTAAGCAGCAGTGTCACTAATAATTATCCAGAGAGCTACCCCCATTCACAATTTCCATAGTTTTGTTTATATTGGGATATAGAAACTTTGATTGTTTTTTGCCTCTATATATTCTTAACAATATGATACACTGTGTTTGATTTAATAGATCATAAAGAATCATAATGTTGGTATTCTGGAAAAAGCAGATAATAAACAGATATTGCCGTTATCTGTTTATAAATCTGAAGTAATGTTTTCCAAAGTGTCTCTTTAAGGCTAAAATAGTGTCTGATATTAATGCCCTTATAAAAGTAGAAAAGGCATtgtaaaaccatggtaaatgtgagtataaccatgggaaaaattgTGGTGCAAATGTAGGGTGAATCTGCTCTAGACTTGCTGGTTTCTAGAACAATTTCATGAATATCTGACTTCATTCCTTCAAGCTTTGAGAATAGGGCTCAAGGAAtcatttgcttttgtctgctttgcTTCTCAGGGCGAGTTGGAAGAACCTTTCGGTCAGCTACACCAGACAACGAAAATGGGGATATGTTACGCTTTGAACATGAAGAGCTTAGTCTCAGTGTGGAACTGGAGGAATCCAATGGAGTTTCCAAACATTCTGACCCAGTGGAGTTCACTGATAATGAACTAAAATATGCCCACTGGTTATATGACACCCCAGGAATTGTAAAAGAAGATTGTGTGAGTATCactcaggttttttttgttttttttgttaaatgataTATTTAGTTTCTATGAAAGATGAGACTCAATAGCTGGTGATGTGAGAGCATCTCTGCTAGAGCATGTCATGTGCTGAACACACCCTGTCCTTCAGGTTTGACCTTGTGTCAAACAGAGATTATTAATTGTGCCAAATTGTGCAGTGATTTTGTGGACTAATGCTACTGGAGGCTAGGTTAAGACCACCAAACACATTCTAACCAATACCTGAGATGCTAGTGAATTAGCATGCTGTACTACCTCGCTCCAACCAGTTTAATGAGCACTTTCATATAGAAGAAAACAAATTGAAAGAAAGGAAAACATTTAGCATTTAATCATTTAGACCAGCTGGGCAGATTTCTTCAAACCTAGACTGACTTCTTTAGTTCCTATCAAAGGTGAGGATTAAGCTCTTCATGTTGAATCTAttgagtcttgaacaaaaaagactacacagctatctgattcaagcattcaaaattctaaaaggtattgacagtgtcgacccaggggactttttgacctgaaaaaagaaacaaggaccaggggtcacaaatggagattagataaagggcaattcagaacagaaagtagggggcacttttttacacagagaattgtgagggtctggaaccaactcccctgtaatgttgttgaagctgacaccctgggatccttcaagaagctgcttgatgagtttctgggatcagtaagctactaacaaccaaacaagcaagatggactgaatggccttctctcatttgtaaactttcttatgttcttatgtatgagAGCATTTCTGTACAGCTCTTTTAGAACACCTCACTCAAGCTTAACACCCCCTGCCCTTTTTTATGAAACAGGTGGAAAGAAGATACTTGCTAGGCAGAAGCCTGCaagcagtgctttgtgaaaccaaCCAtggatatatttaatttaaatagctATGTACAGTAAGATACTAAATCTTAGATACTAACCTTAACTGATCCTTTCCAGGTTCTGAATTTGCTTACCGAGCAGGAACTCAAGATGGTAGTGCCAACGCATTCCATTGTACCCAGAACATTCGTGCTTCAGCCAGGGATGGTGTTGTTTTTAGGTGCTTTGGGACGCATTGACTTTCTTAAGGTAAGAGAATTGATAGAAAGTTCATCTCTTATAGAAATTAAACATTTGTGATGGTACTATCTCCATTAGAACGTGTATTACGAAAGTAGGCAATGAGTGTCTTTCAGTTCAGTAAATACTAGCTAGGAAGTCTAATGAATCATTTCATTTTCCAACCTTAGGGAGAGCGAGCCTGTTGGCTTTCTGTCATTGCCTCGAACCATCTTCCAGTTCATATCACCAGTGTAGAGAAAGCAGATGACATCTACAACAAACATGCTGGGAAAACACTTTTGGGGGTAAGTAAATAAATAGAATGCCTCAAATATACAATTTCTAAATGACCAAAGAACAAACAATTACTACAGATACgctgcactttaaaaaaaaaaaacaagcatggatttttcatgtttaaatatacagtctaacttcactataacgaaccctttTTATAACGAACCCCCCTTTTTAACGATCCAAGCATCAAGAACCattttttcattgttaattaGCCCTATTAAgacgatcacttttacaaaatctacctggATAAAATTATCttggtagtgactgacactgaactttctccagtgtgaatgtgttattccctcagtgaaaacaaagaccttggtaggctaatttgaagataaggctgattcatagataacctattgtagtgcgaatcatgtgtgaGGTATGCCACCGttttcacacaaactgcaaccacgcaactaatgttttcggaaaactgaatcagaaaaacagattttcttaaaacgtcacttttgtgtgtttacatgattaacgatagaaaatctaattagaattcaactgtataaatggattgaagttttcggaaaacactggatattttcgcatgcaaagtagcctaagtacgatttgaactgaccggacatttctgcaacagagtggagaccaatccaatatagtgctttatcgaagtgtcaggtcttaaattcaaagattactatcctatacctctattcagattcacCAAAATGTGCAATCAGTCTTTCCAACAGCTCagcctgttctatattaccagtttttttttgcagacattattttaaattctcacatcattttaaagctggaaaacatttgctgcttcagtatggtctattaacaaatacatatgaCTTTAACAAATATATTACTTTATCcttaactagacaaatggatgcatgcagactgactacagattattattattacactgtgtctacatgacttttgatattggAATTAGTCTTCCGGaaacttagttttccgaaaaacatcggaattcttatgctcatgtaaacgcactgaatgtgaagttgtcttgaaataactactgtatactgtataaagctgttcaattcaatttgggcaTTTCTTCATTtgtctgatacagcaaattgccaacCCTATTatatagtgaacaacctgatatgACAAACATtcctccaggtcccaggggggttcgttataatgaatttagactgtgtgtgtgtgtgatatataatatatatatatatattatatatatatatatatatatatatatatatatatatatatatatatatatatatatatatatatatatatatatatatatatatttgatatagatatatatatttatgaatttCAAAAGAATATAATTTGATGCAGTCATTTTGTCATCTAAAGTACTTTTCAAACTGTATGATTGTTCAAAATATTTGTCCCAGTACTAGAAAATAGGGGGCTGTCTAGGTTTGTATAGGAAACTTTCAAGTTTTAATTCAATAAAGTAGTCCCAGAAATACAGCGACAGCCTATCCACGAATCATCAGTCAGAATAAAAACGTCTCTTTGGACTGCTCTCCTGGAAACCCTTTTTATACCTCTTCTACTTTTGCCCCTTTGCTGCAGAGTTTGTGCTGAGTGGTTAAATACTGACTTCTGTTCTATACGTTTTCTGTTAGGAAATTCTTTATTTTGCATGTCTgtttacaacagcagtttaaagCCATATAAGCAACATCTTCACAACAAGGCAGTAATAAAAATGCAGTACCACGCTGTGTAGTTTATGATAATTTCATAATTTCTAGTTTAATGTTGTTAGGTTCCCATTGGAGGAGAAGAGCGAATGAAACAGTTCCCACCACTTATTCCTAAAGATATTGATCTGAAGGGGGTAGGACCTGATCAGGCTGTGGCTGACATCAAACTCTCATCTGCAGGTAAGAACACAATATTAACCGGCATACTGGTTTTGTAAAGTTGCATTTTAGTGAATTTGATACATAAAGTCTTAGGCCGATGGGCATATGAATTGGTGGTGTCCTGTTCAGAACCCTTGCTCACTGAATTgtcctatttatttttttcacggtaGCATATATATCTTATGGGAAGTAAAAGCTAGATGATCCCTTGTTTTAGAGAACCTGGTTGGGCATCAGAGCTATAGAGGGAAGGACTGTGCTCGAGAATTACTGAAGATGAATATGATTTCCAATTGTGAAGTCAGTTTTAAGGTCATTCGTTTGTACACCAGATGAGCTATCGTACCCCTACTTTATATTGAGCACAAATATATTTGATCTGGTGTCTTCAAGCACTGCTTAGGAGATGTCAGTACGCTTTTTACCCTTTTGCTGTATCTGAAAGAAGTATTTACGccacatactgtatttatgtcCTTGTAGTTCTGTGGGGACCTCTCAAATACATAAAgtactgaaataatgtatattttcaaTGAAGTATAAAAAATGTAACCCCTCGATTATCGGGTACCCAGTGTATGCGTGGGAGAAACTGAAGGAAGGGTTGCTGGGCAGACTCAGCATGCTTGGACCACAGAGTTATACTAGGTGTGATATTGCTGACAAAACCAATATTGAGTGAAATGATCATACAGGACGTTAGAGATGGTAAAACAAAAGGGGGGATAATATAAAAATTCTCAGATAATATAGTGTATATTTTGCAGTTTAGTGTTTGTTTCCATGGCACAACAGAATATAAATCAATAATTTTGTTTCTTACAGTAAATGTCATTTGCTAGAAATAATTTAACTCCAAAATCAACACGTCACTTACCCATATGACAATTGGACATTCTTTGTACGTGTACCTGTTTATGAAATTTTTATTCATACAGTAAATTTGCATGTTAAATGTGAATGAAGAAACAGATTGTGGAGTGCACAGGCTTTGCTCAGTAAGGGACTGGATAACACAGATCTTCTCTTTTTCCTTCTAGGCTGGGTGGCTGTAACTGCTCAATTAGACGACGAGCTTCAGTTCCGGGTGTACACTCCTGCAGGAACTGGGTCGACAGTGCGCAGCCCTCCTTTGCTGCCCCGCATTGTGCACATTAAAGGAGAACGAATTAGAAAGACACCAGGCTACAGAACCAA from Acipenser ruthenus chromosome 2, fAciRut3.2 maternal haplotype, whole genome shotgun sequence includes the following:
- the noa1 gene encoding nitric oxide-associated protein 1 isoform X2 translates to MFKRLKRLRNDASQTENDLSKTELRHVNQLKRQGYLVGRVGRTFRSATPDNENGDMLRFEHEELSLSVELEESNGVSKHSDPVEFTDNELKYAHWLYDTPGIVKEDCVLNLLTEQELKMVVPTHSIVPRTFVLQPGMVLFLGALGRIDFLKGERACWLSVIASNHLPVHITSVEKADDIYNKHAGKTLLGVPIGGEERMKQFPPLIPKDIDLKGVGPDQAVADIKLSSAGWVAVTAQLDDELQFRVYTPAGTGSTVRSPPLLPRIVHIKGERIRKTPGYRTKKPEPLLVDKYSFSDRAVKAKLKKGKK